In Leptospira harrisiae, one genomic interval encodes:
- a CDS encoding LA_2486 family SGNH/GDSL-type esterase, with protein sequence MKKFYNYLFSIGISTLLVLFLGELFFRYQSKTDSEEIRYKKIHCLYGLREIRLCPNVNEKFLRKDGKIWDIQTNSQGERTLGEGTNPNKLWLVGDSMAMGFGLPTKETPAFYLKSKYQLEARVIAVDAIGTRGVFRLLQDAVKNTDTKEFPNQVYWIWNPSDFIDDEREKKGLKQFFYPFHHKLSQISYLYRNLLPSPQPNVYTSYGIPYQYPENHITYSYLREFFLKNIIPKEKMNLLFSWGMSKAGTPDTKDPNYELAKKFFFKQGINTIDLRTKTEALFKEQKQVYIPLDGHPGPALAELFADAIAKDFLNLP encoded by the coding sequence TTGAAAAAATTCTATAATTACTTATTTTCCATTGGTATATCAACTCTCTTAGTTTTATTTCTAGGAGAGCTTTTTTTTCGTTACCAATCTAAAACCGATAGTGAAGAAATCCGATACAAAAAAATCCATTGTTTGTATGGATTAAGAGAAATCCGTCTTTGTCCCAATGTAAATGAAAAGTTTTTACGTAAAGATGGTAAAATCTGGGACATCCAAACCAATTCCCAAGGGGAACGTACTCTCGGTGAAGGTACTAATCCAAATAAACTTTGGTTAGTTGGTGATTCTATGGCCATGGGCTTTGGGTTACCGACTAAAGAAACACCTGCATTTTATTTAAAATCTAAATACCAGTTAGAAGCCAGAGTGATTGCAGTGGATGCCATTGGCACAAGGGGTGTGTTTCGACTATTGCAAGATGCAGTAAAAAACACTGATACAAAAGAATTTCCCAACCAGGTCTACTGGATTTGGAATCCTTCCGATTTTATAGATGATGAAAGAGAAAAAAAAGGACTCAAACAATTTTTTTATCCCTTTCACCATAAGTTATCCCAAATATCCTATTTGTATCGAAATCTCCTCCCATCTCCCCAACCCAATGTGTACACTTCGTACGGCATTCCTTACCAATATCCAGAAAATCATATCACTTACTCTTACTTACGTGAGTTTTTTTTAAAGAATATTATACCCAAAGAAAAAATGAATCTACTTTTTAGTTGGGGGATGTCCAAAGCAGGAACTCCCGACACAAAGGATCCTAATTACGAGTTGGCAAAAAAATTCTTTTTCAAACAAGGAATCAATACAATCGACCTAAGAACCAAAACAGAAGCGTTGTTTAAAGAACAGAAACAAGTTTACATTCCTCTTGATGGTCACCCAGGTCCCGCACTCGCCGAACTTTTTGCCGATGCCATTGCCAAGGACTTCTTAAATTTGCCTTAG
- a CDS encoding segregation and condensation protein A gives MSQTPEFIVRWQNQDGGLTEGPLTVLWSLIDSYKVDIFEVSLSRITSDFIQFLRTSQSLSIELTSEFAVMASHLVYLKSKALLPDPGFEEEDYDPPLPKELVDKLLEHKKFQMAGQRLAELDRLTAGMFTRETNQVLDETEVWLDVSLVDLISAFNSILEQESSNEIEDLLPIYEGVAQYSVEDKMAYLQNLLEKTGEIHFMDLFETEKPEKKEIVAAFLAVLEVVKIRVCKVLQHAVFGEIKIVKV, from the coding sequence GTGTCCCAAACCCCGGAGTTTATCGTCCGGTGGCAAAACCAGGACGGAGGATTGACGGAAGGACCTCTTACGGTTCTATGGTCTCTGATTGATAGTTATAAGGTTGATATTTTTGAAGTCTCCCTTTCGCGTATCACATCCGATTTCATTCAATTTCTGAGAACCAGTCAGTCCTTGTCGATTGAACTTACTTCTGAGTTTGCTGTGATGGCATCTCATTTGGTGTATCTAAAATCCAAAGCCTTATTGCCGGACCCCGGTTTTGAGGAAGAGGATTATGACCCACCGCTTCCCAAAGAACTCGTCGATAAATTACTCGAACACAAGAAGTTCCAAATGGCGGGACAACGTCTAGCGGAACTCGACCGACTCACAGCCGGAATGTTTACAAGAGAAACCAACCAAGTTTTGGATGAAACGGAAGTTTGGTTGGATGTGAGCCTTGTGGATTTAATTTCCGCTTTCAATTCTATTTTGGAACAAGAGTCTTCCAATGAAATTGAAGATCTTTTGCCCATTTACGAGGGTGTGGCCCAATACTCCGTAGAGGACAAAATGGCCTATTTACAGAATCTTTTAGAAAAAACCGGGGAAATCCATTTTATGGATTTGTTTGAAACAGAAAAACCGGAAAAAAAAGAAATCGTCGCTGCCTTCCTTGCTGTATTAGAAGTTGTTAAAATCCGAGTTTGCAAAGTCCTCCAACATGCAGTTTTCGGTGAAATCAAAATAGTCAAGGTTTAG
- a CDS encoding prephenate dehydrogenase produces the protein MNLSRVLIYGMGLMGGSLALAIRKKFIDTEITAVVRSEKSKNTILTKNLADQVFLQSEFTSPDWNQYDLVIFSTPVESILKIIPTLPKSGNTIFIDLGSTKETIVSAVESHFGDATHHYISTHPMCGSEQVGPDAAVSDLYVDKLCILTPPKSAFNVSLQSVRLFWEKIGSWTMEMDSKSHDETLAYLSHLPHVISTLLVNVAGANPTTKKEIMGSSKPITGGGFRDMSRIAGSNPDMWISIFKENQSFLRKSIDDLIKQLLEFRDLFGSNGSFDEDKIRKIWELALSNKEEIRKVK, from the coding sequence ATGAATTTGTCCAGAGTTTTGATTTATGGAATGGGGCTTATGGGTGGGTCTCTAGCCCTCGCTATTCGAAAGAAATTTATAGATACAGAAATCACTGCTGTAGTTCGTTCTGAAAAAAGTAAAAATACAATCCTGACTAAAAACCTCGCTGACCAAGTTTTTTTACAATCAGAGTTCACTTCTCCTGACTGGAATCAATATGATTTGGTGATCTTTAGCACTCCTGTAGAATCCATTCTGAAAATCATTCCAACACTTCCCAAATCAGGGAATACAATCTTTATCGATTTGGGATCTACCAAAGAAACAATTGTTTCTGCGGTGGAATCTCACTTTGGTGATGCCACTCATCATTATATTTCTACTCATCCGATGTGTGGATCCGAACAAGTGGGCCCGGACGCTGCAGTCTCCGATTTGTATGTGGATAAACTATGTATACTCACTCCTCCGAAATCGGCATTTAATGTTAGTTTGCAGTCAGTGCGTTTGTTTTGGGAGAAAATTGGTTCTTGGACAATGGAGATGGATTCCAAATCTCATGATGAAACTTTGGCTTACCTATCTCATCTTCCACATGTCATTTCTACTTTGCTTGTGAATGTAGCGGGAGCCAATCCTACAACCAAAAAAGAAATCATGGGATCTTCTAAACCCATTACCGGTGGTGGGTTCCGTGATATGTCAAGGATAGCTGGTTCCAATCCTGATATGTGGATTTCCATTTTTAAAGAAAACCAAAGTTTTTTACGTAAATCAATCGATGATTTGATCAAACAACTATTAGAGTTTCGGGATCTATTTGGATCCAATGGATCTTTTGATGAAGATAAAATTCGTAAAATTTGGGAATTGGCTTTATCAAACAAAGAAGAAATCCGAAAGGTAAAATGA
- a CDS encoding protein-glutamate methylesterase/protein-glutamine glutaminase produces MNKKPTVAIIDDSLLVRNILSDALTKKEEVQVIATGKTGMDCIDLAVKLKPDFIVLDIEMPIMDGLTALAEIKKLKLPSHVIMLSVLTQHGADATFKALELGAVDFIPKPSSGNQFSPEDIAAVLSAKIKGFSDSKQPSIEVLLKPERTERQLNKSFQKPIKVDAIGIGTSTGGPKALQTVFAGIPEDFAKPIFVVQHMPAGFTKAFADRLNSLSKIQVKEAEQGDLVQSGTAYIAPGDYQMTVVTKGKDHFIELNHSGQVNGHRPSIEVLFDSLVEAYGGDHLLSMIMTGMGKDGSQSITNIHAKGGITLAQNEATSVVYGMNRVAVELGGIDFVLPVEDLVPKMIELLKSRGN; encoded by the coding sequence ATGAATAAAAAACCAACCGTTGCCATTATTGACGACTCACTCCTCGTGAGAAATATCCTGAGTGATGCTCTCACTAAAAAGGAAGAAGTGCAGGTCATAGCCACAGGGAAAACAGGAATGGACTGCATTGATTTGGCGGTTAAATTAAAACCTGATTTTATTGTTTTGGACATTGAGATGCCAATTATGGATGGTCTTACCGCTTTGGCAGAAATTAAAAAGTTAAAACTGCCAAGCCATGTCATCATGCTTTCAGTTTTAACCCAACACGGTGCTGATGCTACTTTCAAAGCATTGGAACTCGGAGCGGTTGATTTTATTCCTAAACCATCAAGTGGAAACCAGTTTTCCCCTGAGGATATTGCTGCGGTTTTGTCCGCAAAAATCAAAGGGTTTTCGGATTCAAAACAGCCTAGCATTGAAGTTCTCCTAAAACCAGAGAGAACTGAACGCCAATTAAATAAAAGTTTTCAAAAACCGATCAAAGTAGACGCTATCGGAATTGGGACCTCCACTGGAGGACCAAAAGCATTGCAGACTGTTTTTGCAGGGATTCCTGAGGATTTTGCAAAACCAATCTTTGTAGTGCAACATATGCCAGCAGGGTTTACGAAGGCCTTTGCGGATCGATTGAATTCCTTGTCGAAAATACAAGTGAAAGAAGCAGAGCAGGGTGATTTAGTTCAATCCGGAACTGCTTACATTGCACCTGGTGATTACCAGATGACAGTGGTTACAAAGGGGAAAGATCATTTCATTGAACTGAACCATTCAGGCCAGGTCAATGGACATAGACCTTCCATTGAAGTATTGTTTGATAGTTTGGTGGAAGCATACGGAGGGGATCACCTTTTATCCATGATCATGACAGGTATGGGAAAAGATGGTTCACAGTCCATCACCAACATTCACGCCAAAGGTGGTATTACTCTGGCGCAGAATGAAGCAACATCGGTTGTATATGGAATGAACCGTGTTGCTGTAGAATTGGGAGGGATTGATTTTGTCCTTCCCGTTGAAGATTTAGTACCAAAGATGATTGAATTATTAAAGTCGAGAGGGAATTAA
- a CDS encoding MBOAT family O-acyltransferase, giving the protein MLFNSVHYLIFAPVVIFVYFLIPKRFQGLWLFIVSLYFYAIFRIPFLILLVFSFVITKLAVDYMEFATSKFKKLFWLNVAVWSNLSLLFVFKYLDFSITVWNQTFSLTPCDPEFVQKSGILLPMGISFFTLQAVSYAVDVYRGVVEKAKSIFHFGLFLAFFPQLVAGPILRASDVLHQFLDSKDFTKENLKQGLKQLFWGIFKKTFIADPVSYVIDPMYANPTEYNWIAMWIAAFLFAVQIYCDFSGYSDIAIGTARILGFHIPKNFDRPFLSGTLTELWRRWHISFSSWLRDYVYITLGGNRRGEIMAYVNLFITTFVSGIWHGADWTFVLWGTLHSTMMVVEKFVFKFESMRNAWNRVPRAIQPIYPVGIFVLSCFFFRAKATPEVPTGMGITKIMLERAFTGASGIFPQMSVSLVILVGFLFFVDILQDRKEDRFAFITDNLYFLIPTCILLYITSFIIYSVTVSSPFLYFQF; this is encoded by the coding sequence ATGCTTTTTAACTCAGTTCATTATTTGATTTTTGCACCGGTTGTTATCTTCGTTTATTTTTTGATTCCCAAACGATTTCAAGGTCTCTGGTTATTCATTGTTAGTTTATATTTTTATGCAATCTTTCGAATCCCGTTTTTGATTTTACTCGTTTTTTCTTTTGTCATTACAAAACTTGCTGTCGATTATATGGAATTCGCTACTTCTAAATTTAAAAAACTTTTTTGGCTGAATGTGGCGGTCTGGAGTAATTTAAGTTTACTTTTTGTATTTAAGTATTTGGACTTTTCCATTACTGTTTGGAATCAAACTTTTTCACTCACTCCTTGTGATCCCGAATTTGTACAAAAGTCTGGAATCCTTCTTCCGATGGGGATTAGTTTTTTCACCTTACAGGCAGTATCCTATGCCGTAGATGTTTATAGGGGTGTGGTAGAAAAGGCTAAATCCATTTTTCATTTTGGGCTATTCTTAGCATTTTTTCCGCAACTTGTGGCAGGGCCCATCTTACGTGCGAGTGATGTCCTCCACCAATTTTTAGATTCCAAAGACTTCACCAAAGAAAACCTAAAACAAGGCCTCAAACAACTGTTTTGGGGGATCTTCAAAAAAACCTTCATTGCAGATCCTGTTTCTTATGTGATCGATCCCATGTATGCCAATCCTACGGAATACAATTGGATCGCGATGTGGATTGCTGCGTTTTTATTTGCAGTACAAATTTATTGTGATTTTTCCGGATACTCAGACATCGCTATTGGAACAGCGAGGATACTTGGATTTCATATTCCTAAAAACTTCGATCGCCCATTTCTTTCAGGCACACTGACTGAACTTTGGCGACGTTGGCATATTTCCTTTAGTTCCTGGTTACGTGATTATGTTTATATCACTCTCGGGGGAAATAGACGTGGTGAAATTATGGCTTATGTAAATTTATTCATCACCACTTTTGTTTCTGGGATTTGGCATGGTGCAGACTGGACATTTGTTTTGTGGGGGACACTTCACTCTACGATGATGGTGGTAGAAAAGTTTGTATTCAAATTTGAATCGATGAGAAATGCCTGGAATCGAGTCCCTCGGGCCATACAACCAATTTATCCTGTGGGTATATTTGTATTGTCTTGTTTTTTCTTCAGAGCAAAAGCAACGCCTGAAGTCCCAACAGGAATGGGAATCACCAAAATTATGTTAGAACGTGCGTTCACAGGAGCTTCTGGAATTTTTCCTCAGATGAGTGTGAGTTTAGTGATCCTGGTTGGATTTTTATTTTTTGTGGACATCCTCCAAGATAGAAAGGAAGACCGATTTGCCTTTATCACTGACAATTTATACTTTCTCATTCCAACCTGTATCTTACTCTATATCACATCGTTTATTATTTATAGTGTAACTGTATCAAGTCCCTTCCTCTACTTTCAGTTCTAA
- the scpB gene encoding SMC-Scp complex subunit ScpB, giving the protein MEERTYTKGLLEALLFLSSDPIKLSALAKSAGIEKTEARELLDELILDYQEKEGGFLLREIAGGYQFITNQKYSEILAHIFKDKKRETLSRGTLDTLAIIAYKQPITLTELDEIRGVSSRAMVASLMSKKLVKAVGQKEVPGRPTLYGTTNEFLLHFGLSKLTDLPTPVEVKELKFEEFSPESIVVTDETEMNPDFDTSTLPEELQEEA; this is encoded by the coding sequence TTGGAAGAAAGAACTTATACAAAGGGCCTTCTTGAGGCGCTTCTTTTTTTATCTTCAGATCCAATCAAATTGTCTGCTCTTGCCAAGTCTGCTGGGATCGAAAAAACAGAAGCCCGGGAACTCTTAGATGAACTCATCCTTGATTACCAAGAAAAAGAAGGCGGATTTTTACTCAGAGAAATCGCGGGTGGTTACCAGTTCATCACCAACCAAAAATATAGTGAAATCTTAGCCCATATCTTTAAAGATAAAAAACGAGAAACACTCTCTCGTGGAACCTTGGACACTCTTGCCATCATAGCTTACAAACAACCCATCACCCTGACGGAATTGGATGAAATCAGAGGTGTCTCTTCTCGTGCTATGGTTGCAAGTCTCATGTCTAAAAAACTTGTCAAAGCTGTCGGCCAAAAGGAAGTTCCTGGCAGGCCTACATTGTATGGAACTACCAACGAATTCTTGTTACACTTTGGACTTAGTAAACTCACTGACCTCCCTACACCAGTGGAAGTGAAGGAACTCAAATTTGAAGAATTTTCACCTGAATCCATTGTCGTGACTGATGAAACTGAAATGAATCCTGATTTTGATACAAGCACTCTACCTGAAGAATTACAAGAAGAGGCCTGA
- a CDS encoding response regulator, translating to MARILVVDDAKFMRTLVKDALVGAGHEIVGEAENGNIAVEQYKNLKPDLVTMDITMREKDGIEATKEIIKFDASAKIIMVTALGQEDLLAKAIKMGVKDFVVKPFPPERLQQAAAKALGL from the coding sequence ATGGCAAGAATTTTGGTTGTAGATGATGCAAAATTCATGAGAACGCTCGTAAAAGATGCGTTAGTTGGTGCGGGTCACGAGATCGTAGGTGAAGCTGAGAACGGTAATATTGCGGTAGAACAATACAAAAACCTCAAACCAGACTTGGTGACTATGGACATTACCATGCGTGAAAAAGATGGAATCGAAGCGACAAAAGAAATTATTAAATTTGATGCTTCTGCTAAGATCATTATGGTAACGGCTCTTGGTCAGGAAGATTTACTGGCAAAAGCAATTAAGATGGGTGTGAAGGATTTTGTTGTAAAACCTTTCCCGCCAGAAAGATTGCAACAAGCAGCAGCAAAAGCACTAGGTTTATAA
- a CDS encoding LA_2490 family SGNH/GDSL-type esterase, which produces MIQNWKRWGAIVLFFPLALLSLELILRLANPPALRYYRDVKLLHAYHPEYGVTLEPNESRFVRHYADLWQGQFTTNSLGLRGIEEPIPNKPKLVCLGDSLVMGFGVSDEDTFCSKLGTFEQNGQSYQSLNLGVDAYGSLGSYKRLKDLSGKIDNIQTVLFFISPNDFTMPDELRAQGILPDDENDALHENDPVWKKNFRIQFELTRISYLLQALKLAYEQTKVKFAQTKYMIAADTNLLTSSPLVYLRETFILPIKHLKCEEADEFICPAPLENLNVVCSDTPVDPNSLEPLPETTTRAYDLMIALSKEKGYQFVPVILPMQIEEVYCRQVGKYNSLGGYAIRAKKYLDSKGIKTLDILPYTDKMCGREFTLRGKTKKAGIQDYYIPGDGHLTKLGNLWAAESIADSLKVNK; this is translated from the coding sequence ATGATTCAAAACTGGAAACGATGGGGAGCCATTGTCCTATTTTTCCCGTTGGCGTTACTTTCTTTGGAATTGATTTTACGCCTCGCTAACCCACCTGCTTTACGTTATTATCGCGATGTCAAATTGTTACATGCATACCATCCTGAATACGGTGTCACCTTGGAACCAAACGAAAGTCGTTTTGTCCGTCACTATGCCGATCTCTGGCAAGGACAGTTCACAACCAATTCTCTAGGTCTTCGAGGTATAGAAGAGCCAATTCCAAATAAACCAAAACTTGTTTGTCTGGGTGATAGTTTAGTGATGGGATTTGGTGTTTCGGATGAAGATACTTTTTGTTCTAAACTTGGAACCTTTGAACAAAATGGTCAAAGTTACCAAAGTCTGAATTTGGGTGTGGATGCCTATGGATCTCTTGGTTCCTACAAAAGATTAAAAGATTTGTCAGGTAAAATAGATAACATCCAAACTGTTTTATTCTTCATTTCACCAAATGACTTTACAATGCCTGACGAATTACGCGCCCAAGGCATCCTTCCTGACGATGAAAACGATGCACTTCATGAGAACGATCCCGTTTGGAAAAAAAACTTCCGCATCCAATTTGAACTCACAAGAATATCATATCTTCTACAGGCTTTAAAACTAGCTTACGAACAGACAAAAGTCAAGTTTGCGCAAACAAAATATATGATTGCTGCAGACACAAATCTTCTGACTTCTTCACCACTCGTTTATTTACGTGAAACTTTTATTCTTCCCATCAAACACCTGAAATGTGAAGAAGCTGACGAATTTATATGCCCTGCTCCACTAGAAAATTTAAACGTAGTCTGTTCGGATACTCCTGTGGATCCAAATTCCCTTGAACCATTACCTGAAACCACAACAAGAGCATATGATTTGATGATTGCCCTTTCGAAAGAAAAAGGTTATCAGTTTGTTCCGGTGATCCTTCCTATGCAAATTGAAGAAGTGTATTGCCGCCAAGTGGGAAAATATAACTCACTCGGAGGTTATGCCATCCGAGCCAAAAAGTATTTGGACTCGAAAGGAATCAAAACCTTAGATATCCTTCCGTATACAGACAAGATGTGCGGCCGTGAATTTACCTTGCGTGGAAAAACCAAAAAAGCGGGAATTCAGGATTACTATATCCCAGGTGATGGCCACCTAACAAAACTAGGTAACTTATGGGCAGCTGAGTCCATTGCCGATTCCTTAAAGGTTAACAAATAA
- the pheA gene encoding prephenate dehydratase, whose amino-acid sequence MSSAEEELKKLRAGIDSLDTEIIALIQKRAGFAQKIGRVKKESGGPIYRPDREKDVYEKVTKLSGGPLPSSVIRAIYREMMSGTIALEHPLKIGFLGPEGSFSHSALRSKFGTSIEAVPQTSIPDVFRMVEEGKLDYGVVPVENSTEGQVSSTLDMFLETDLFVYSELYQRISFSLLGFETDLSAVKKIYGIRIGNEQCRNWISANLPGVEVVDTSSTAMAAKLVSERKDGLAIASKIAGEIYGLNVIAEGIEDYSGNTTRFLVIGKTESPKTREDKTSIVFSIPNQTGSLFAVLKTFNDSLVNLTKIESRPLKRNLWEYHFFVDFIGHKEDPKIAELLQKVKSQCTLFKLLGSYPTAGSFPT is encoded by the coding sequence ATGAGCAGTGCAGAAGAAGAACTAAAAAAACTCCGTGCTGGTATCGATTCATTAGACACAGAAATCATAGCTCTCATCCAAAAACGTGCAGGTTTTGCACAAAAGATTGGTCGGGTCAAAAAAGAATCGGGTGGCCCGATTTACCGCCCTGATCGTGAAAAAGATGTATATGAAAAAGTAACAAAACTGTCTGGTGGACCACTTCCTTCTTCTGTGATTCGTGCAATTTATAGAGAGATGATGTCAGGTACTATCGCCTTAGAACACCCGTTAAAGATTGGTTTTTTAGGACCCGAGGGAAGTTTTTCTCATTCCGCACTTCGTTCCAAATTTGGAACATCTATTGAAGCAGTTCCGCAAACCTCGATTCCCGATGTGTTTCGAATGGTGGAAGAGGGGAAATTGGATTACGGAGTGGTTCCTGTGGAAAATTCCACAGAAGGACAAGTTAGCTCCACTTTGGATATGTTTTTAGAAACAGACCTATTCGTTTACTCTGAGTTATACCAAAGAATCTCCTTTTCACTACTTGGATTTGAAACCGATCTTTCCGCTGTAAAAAAAATCTACGGGATTCGGATTGGAAACGAACAATGCCGCAATTGGATATCAGCTAACCTTCCGGGTGTAGAGGTTGTGGATACATCTTCCACAGCCATGGCGGCAAAATTAGTGTCCGAAAGAAAAGACGGACTTGCGATCGCATCCAAAATTGCCGGCGAAATTTACGGTTTAAATGTCATAGCCGAAGGGATTGAAGATTATTCGGGAAACACCACAAGATTTCTTGTGATTGGAAAAACAGAATCACCTAAAACAAGGGAAGATAAAACATCTATCGTTTTTTCCATCCCGAACCAAACAGGTTCTTTATTTGCAGTTTTAAAAACATTTAACGATAGTTTGGTGAATCTCACTAAGATTGAATCTAGACCTTTGAAACGTAACTTATGGGAATACCATTTTTTTGTAGATTTTATTGGTCATAAAGAAGATCCAAAAATTGCCGAACTTCTACAAAAAGTAAAATCACAATGTACCTTGTTTAAACTTTTGGGATCATATCCGACCGCCGGATCTTTTCCGACATGA
- a CDS encoding DUF1343 domain-containing protein produces the protein MKFLKNISKLSGCKAAILTNQSAFGFNGKYHFQTYAEIFDLKTIFLPEHGLFAELQDQVSGDELKYLFGDMHIVNLYGKEESSLVPPRERLTNVDVIIIDIKDVGSRYYTFLTTAYYILCEVSRLKKETGKAPLFLVIDSPNPIGSRVEGTPLQKEYESFVGVPTVLHRHGLTPGGLLSYYNETFLLKVDVIVVPVGVYHPKSVSNFEWVPPSPNIPTQNTCLVYPGMCLLEGTNLSEGRGTTKPFETFGAPYLVGKAKEELDQRLASHQSGNYLLRNLRFLPTFHKYVGSICEGYQLMVLKPKRFHSLYFVLFFLKQLNELFPNEFGYLKGVYEFRSDRPAIELLAGDSTLLDYLYGKRSDSELEMYLNESESRWAKLIKPFRY, from the coding sequence ATGAAGTTTTTAAAAAACATTAGTAAGTTAAGCGGCTGTAAGGCGGCCATTCTCACCAACCAAAGTGCATTTGGTTTTAACGGAAAATACCATTTCCAAACTTATGCAGAAATTTTTGATCTAAAAACTATCTTTTTACCGGAACATGGGCTCTTTGCTGAATTGCAAGATCAGGTGAGTGGTGATGAGTTAAAGTATCTTTTTGGAGATATGCACATTGTCAATCTGTACGGAAAGGAAGAATCAAGTCTTGTTCCTCCTCGAGAAAGGTTAACCAATGTAGATGTGATCATCATTGACATTAAAGATGTTGGTTCCCGGTATTATACTTTTTTAACAACAGCTTATTATATTCTTTGTGAAGTCTCACGTTTAAAAAAAGAAACAGGGAAAGCTCCTCTTTTTTTAGTCATTGATTCTCCGAACCCTATTGGTTCAAGAGTAGAAGGGACTCCACTCCAAAAAGAATATGAATCTTTTGTTGGTGTTCCAACCGTTTTACATAGGCATGGTCTCACACCGGGAGGATTATTATCATATTATAATGAAACCTTCCTTTTAAAAGTGGATGTTATAGTTGTACCTGTAGGTGTCTATCATCCAAAGTCTGTATCAAACTTTGAGTGGGTTCCGCCTTCTCCTAATATCCCAACACAGAATACTTGTTTGGTGTATCCTGGAATGTGTTTATTGGAAGGAACGAATCTTTCCGAAGGAAGAGGAACCACCAAACCTTTTGAAACTTTTGGAGCACCCTATTTAGTTGGCAAGGCAAAAGAGGAATTAGACCAAAGATTGGCTTCTCATCAATCAGGAAATTACCTATTGCGTAATTTAAGATTTTTACCTACCTTTCATAAGTATGTTGGTTCCATTTGTGAAGGATACCAACTTATGGTATTAAAACCAAAACGATTTCATTCCTTATATTTTGTATTATTTTTTTTGAAACAACTCAATGAGTTATTCCCAAATGAATTTGGATATTTAAAAGGGGTCTACGAATTTCGTTCAGATCGCCCTGCAATTGAACTTTTAGCTGGTGATTCAACTTTATTAGACTATTTGTACGGAAAAAGATCGGATTCTGAACTTGAGATGTATCTGAATGAATCAGAAAGTCGTTGGGCGAAACTGATAAAACCCTTTCGGTATTAA
- a CDS encoding LemA family protein — protein MTRMFRTIFLISLMATVLTNCGYNRIQELDEEVTASWAEVLNQYKRRSDLVPNLVSAVKGFANQEKEIMTGIAEARAKIGSIQATPELVNNPESLKQFDKAQGQLGSALSRLLMIQENYPQLKSDQHFSDLMAQLEGTENRITVARNRFIKATKDYNVYIRQFPAVLTAKAFGYDAKATFTVEDPKAIENAPKVEF, from the coding sequence ATGACAAGAATGTTTCGAACCATTTTTCTAATTTCCCTTATGGCAACAGTTCTTACCAACTGCGGTTATAACCGTATCCAAGAGTTGGATGAAGAAGTAACTGCTTCTTGGGCAGAAGTTCTCAACCAATACAAAAGAAGATCTGATTTAGTTCCCAATTTGGTTTCTGCCGTCAAAGGATTTGCCAACCAAGAAAAAGAAATTATGACAGGAATTGCAGAAGCGCGTGCCAAAATTGGATCCATCCAAGCAACTCCAGAACTAGTAAACAATCCAGAAAGTTTAAAACAATTTGATAAGGCACAAGGACAATTGGGCTCAGCATTATCTAGATTGCTTATGATCCAGGAAAACTATCCACAACTCAAATCAGACCAACACTTTTCTGATCTTATGGCACAGTTGGAAGGAACAGAAAACAGAATTACAGTGGCTAGGAACAGATTCATCAAAGCAACCAAAGATTATAATGTTTACATTCGTCAATTTCCAGCGGTTCTTACTGCCAAAGCCTTTGGTTATGATGCAAAAGCAACATTCACAGTGGAAGATCCAAAAGCGATTGAGAATGCACCCAAAGTAGAATTCTAG